A section of the Pseudovibrio sp. M1P-2-3 genome encodes:
- a CDS encoding V-type ATP synthase subunit A, whose protein sequence is MDTTKWNAHVVAVEDGLVTIESDGTQPLIKNEVIYICPASMEAEADTSTNTTKIIGEVLRVQGNRAQAQIFEAGYGLAIGDPVLQSGEMLSVKLGPGLLGRVYDGLQNPLYDLTSKYGYFLPRGQREPALPQEKKWSFQAIVKDGDEVKAGDVLGTVQEGRFVHKILVPFDVLETLQVAWIQEGTFSVNVPIISLEASSGGSIEITMEQSWPVKKAIPETLLKRGLVKREYPKTPVATTLRLIDTFFPIARGGTACIPGPFGAGKTVLQSLISRYADVDIVIVVACGERAGEVVETITEFPKMVDPKTGGSLMDRTIIICNTSAMPVAAREASIYSGITIGEYYRQMGYNVLLIADSTSRWAQAMRETSGRMEEIPGEEGFPAYLTSAIKGVYERAGIITNPDNSVGSLTMIGTVSPAGGNFEEPVTQATLSTVKTFLGLSANRAYKRFYPSIDPLISWSRYHQQLAEWFETNMGSDWPRQVIELMELLQRGDDVFQMMQVTGEDGVTLEDFITYQKALLVDMTYLQQDAFDPVDVSVPLERQKEQLELLCQIVERNYAIEEKEAVRSFFTKLTGIMRNLNYAPWKSSPYKNYREQIGELLSSASPQAA, encoded by the coding sequence ATGGACACAACCAAATGGAATGCCCATGTTGTTGCCGTTGAAGACGGGCTTGTTACCATAGAAAGTGATGGAACCCAGCCGCTTATCAAGAATGAAGTCATTTATATCTGCCCTGCTTCTATGGAGGCTGAAGCGGACACATCAACAAATACTACAAAAATAATAGGTGAAGTCCTTAGAGTTCAAGGCAATCGTGCACAGGCGCAGATATTTGAAGCTGGATATGGATTGGCCATAGGCGATCCCGTTCTTCAATCAGGTGAAATGCTATCAGTTAAATTGGGTCCTGGGTTATTAGGACGTGTTTACGACGGGCTGCAAAATCCCTTATATGACCTTACAAGCAAATATGGCTACTTTCTTCCAAGGGGGCAACGTGAACCCGCACTTCCTCAAGAGAAAAAATGGTCTTTTCAGGCAATAGTGAAAGACGGAGACGAAGTGAAAGCCGGAGACGTCCTTGGAACCGTGCAGGAAGGGCGCTTTGTCCATAAAATTCTTGTCCCTTTTGATGTTTTGGAAACTCTTCAGGTGGCATGGATTCAGGAGGGAACCTTTTCAGTGAATGTTCCGATTATCTCTTTGGAGGCTTCCTCAGGCGGGTCAATTGAAATTACAATGGAACAATCATGGCCGGTTAAAAAGGCTATACCTGAAACACTCCTGAAGAGGGGGCTGGTCAAGCGAGAATATCCCAAAACACCAGTAGCAACGACGCTTCGCTTGATTGATACTTTCTTTCCAATAGCTCGGGGGGGAACAGCCTGTATTCCCGGCCCATTTGGTGCCGGAAAAACAGTCTTGCAATCACTAATTTCCCGTTACGCTGATGTTGATATTGTAATCGTTGTTGCCTGCGGCGAGCGAGCAGGAGAGGTGGTTGAAACTATCACCGAATTTCCGAAAATGGTTGACCCTAAAACAGGGGGATCTCTCATGGATCGGACTATAATTATTTGCAATACCTCTGCGATGCCCGTGGCTGCCCGTGAAGCCTCTATATACTCTGGTATTACCATTGGGGAATACTACAGACAAATGGGCTACAATGTCCTTTTGATTGCCGATTCCACATCCCGTTGGGCACAGGCCATGCGTGAAACGTCGGGCCGTATGGAAGAGATCCCCGGAGAAGAGGGGTTCCCTGCCTACCTCACGTCAGCCATAAAGGGCGTTTACGAGCGAGCTGGTATTATAACAAATCCGGATAACAGTGTGGGAAGCTTGACCATGATCGGAACAGTTTCGCCTGCTGGCGGCAATTTCGAGGAACCCGTTACCCAAGCCACGCTCTCTACCGTGAAAACCTTTCTGGGTTTAAGTGCTAACCGTGCCTATAAACGTTTCTACCCATCCATTGACCCACTTATTTCTTGGTCTCGCTATCATCAACAACTAGCAGAATGGTTTGAAACAAATATGGGGTCGGACTGGCCACGACAGGTTATCGAATTGATGGAGCTGCTACAGCGAGGGGATGATGTATTCCAAATGATGCAGGTTACTGGGGAAGACGGTGTTACTTTGGAAGACTTCATTACCTACCAAAAAGCGCTCCTAGTGGATATGACATACTTGCAGCAGGATGCATTTGATCCGGTTGATGTTTCCGTTCCTCTGGAACGACAAAAAGAGCAGTTGGAGCTTCTTTGCCAGATAGTAGAAAGAAACTACGCAATTGAAGAAAAGGAAGCTGTTCGCTCTTTCTTTACAAAACTTACAGGCATTATGCGCAATCTGAACTACGCCCCTTGGAAATCTAGCCCCTATAAAAACTATCGGGAACAAATAGGAGAGCTCCTATCAAGTGCCAGCCCCCAAGCGGCTTAA
- a CDS encoding NCS1 family nucleobase:cation symporter-1: MTESTMLNGEGDLTTYEFGIVHQRLSKINVELYNEDQLPTSTQARTWNWVSIAALWVGMVVCIPTYLLASYLIGAGMSWDQAVFTILLANAIVLIPMVLIGHAGTKYGIPFPVLLRSSFGTVGAKIPAVARGIVACGWFGIQTWVGGSAIYVILNTLLSGVLAGDPLPFLGINAAQFTCFLAFWVLHLYFIKNGTESIRWLETYAAPFLLAMGLALLGWAYVKAGGFGQMLSTPSQFAQGQPKEGQFWTVFWPSLTGMVGFWATLALNIPDFTRYSTSQKDQIIGQAVGLPIPMALFAFIASAVTSATVVIYGEAIWDPIELAERMGGVGIIVALIALVVATLTTNLAANVVAPAHGFSNLAPKNINLRMGGYITAAIGLVMFPWVLVNHIIGWLIAYSALLGPIAGVMLADYYILRKTKLNVSDLFRLKGMYTAYQGWNWAGLGALIIGILPNLPGFLASVGLIGAVSPLFATIYTYAWFVGLFMSAIAYLVLNKALNR; the protein is encoded by the coding sequence ATGACAGAATCAACTATGTTGAATGGAGAGGGTGACCTTACGACCTATGAGTTTGGGATAGTTCATCAAAGGCTCAGCAAAATCAATGTTGAGCTATACAATGAAGATCAGCTACCAACATCCACGCAGGCTCGCACATGGAACTGGGTTTCTATAGCGGCACTCTGGGTTGGGATGGTCGTTTGTATTCCTACCTATTTACTTGCCTCCTACCTTATTGGAGCAGGTATGTCCTGGGATCAGGCAGTTTTTACTATTTTGCTTGCAAATGCTATTGTACTTATTCCAATGGTTCTAATCGGCCATGCTGGTACGAAGTATGGAATTCCCTTTCCAGTGTTGCTACGAAGTTCCTTTGGTACTGTGGGGGCTAAAATTCCCGCTGTTGCTCGTGGTATTGTTGCATGTGGCTGGTTTGGCATTCAAACATGGGTTGGTGGTTCTGCTATCTATGTCATTCTAAACACGTTATTAAGCGGAGTTTTAGCCGGAGACCCCCTACCATTTCTGGGCATTAATGCAGCCCAGTTTACCTGCTTTCTAGCTTTTTGGGTGCTACATCTTTATTTCATTAAAAACGGCACAGAATCTATTCGTTGGCTAGAAACCTATGCAGCTCCCTTCCTACTAGCAATGGGGCTGGCCCTTTTGGGTTGGGCTTATGTGAAAGCTGGTGGATTTGGTCAAATGCTGTCCACGCCAAGTCAATTTGCACAAGGCCAACCAAAAGAAGGTCAATTCTGGACGGTATTCTGGCCAAGTCTGACAGGTATGGTGGGATTTTGGGCTACGTTGGCATTGAACATTCCTGATTTTACAAGGTACTCAACAAGCCAAAAAGATCAAATTATCGGACAAGCTGTTGGCCTACCCATCCCCATGGCTTTGTTTGCGTTCATCGCTTCTGCAGTAACTTCTGCGACGGTGGTTATTTATGGAGAAGCTATTTGGGATCCTATAGAGTTGGCTGAGCGTATGGGTGGAGTGGGCATTATTGTCGCTCTGATTGCGCTCGTTGTCGCAACACTGACGACTAACCTTGCAGCAAATGTCGTAGCACCAGCTCATGGGTTTTCCAACTTGGCACCCAAGAATATCAATTTGCGCATGGGCGGATATATAACTGCGGCTATAGGCCTTGTTATGTTCCCCTGGGTACTGGTGAACCATATTATCGGTTGGCTCATTGCCTATTCCGCATTGCTTGGCCCAATTGCCGGCGTAATGCTAGCAGACTACTATATCCTACGTAAAACAAAGCTAAATGTATCAGATCTGTTCCGCCTGAAAGGTATGTATACTGCTTATCAGGGATGGAATTGGGCAGGACTTGGAGCGTTGATCATCGGTATCCTACCCAACCTACCAGGTTTTCTGGCAAGTGTCGGATTGATCGGTGCCGTCTCTCCTTTGTTTGCGACAATCTATACTTATGCGTGGTTTGTAGGATTGTTTATGTCTGCTATCGCCTATCTTGTCCTAAACAAGGCCCTGAACAGGTAA
- a CDS encoding ATP synthase subunit C yields MMETLGWIGIFSPLALGALGSVWGSSLAGRAAIGAMLDVESGYGKFIALSAMPSSQIIYGIVLMFTLTRPVTAEVSSGLFALGFLSGMALWLSGIHQGYCCASAINISKEKPEVFGVSLAPAAIVEGFAVFIFVFTLVLAGNL; encoded by the coding sequence ATGATGGAAACTCTTGGTTGGATCGGAATATTCTCACCGCTTGCATTGGGCGCATTGGGCAGTGTCTGGGGCAGCTCTCTGGCCGGGCGTGCCGCAATTGGTGCAATGCTTGATGTAGAGAGCGGATATGGAAAATTTATTGCCCTTTCTGCCATGCCCTCTTCACAGATTATTTATGGTATCGTTCTCATGTTCACTTTGACAAGGCCAGTGACCGCTGAAGTCAGCAGTGGTTTATTTGCATTGGGTTTTCTCTCGGGCATGGCATTGTGGCTGAGCGGTATTCACCAAGGGTATTGCTGCGCGAGCGCCATCAATATTTCTAAGGAGAAACCCGAAGTCTTTGGTGTCAGCCTTGCCCCTGCTGCCATTGTTGAAGGATTTGCCGTGTTCATCTTTGTCTTCACACTCGTACTGGCAGGCAATCTCTAG